In Bradyrhizobium guangdongense, the sequence CCCTTGCTGGTCCACTCCGCGAACTTCACCTCTGCAACCAACGAAGGACGCACCCAGGTCGTGAACTGCTCATCCTTCACCTTGGCGGGAAAGGGCGACTTGGCCGTCTTGAGCCTCACCAGCTTCCTATGAAGCTCTTCCAGAACCTGGCGGCTGAAGCCGGTGCCGACGTGGCCGATGTACCGCCACCCGCCATTTTCCCGCACTGCCAGCGCGAGAGCGCCGAAGAAGGGCCGGGTTCGCCTCGGTGCCGTGAAGCCGGCGATCACTACCTCCTGCCGTTGCGCGGTCTTCACCTTCAGCCAATCGGCTGTCCGGCGTCCGGACGCATACGGGCTGTCGGCGCGCTTTGCCATGATGCCTTCGAGATGCCTTCGCTCGGCTTCTGCGAAGAACGTCGTTCCATTGCCTTTGCGGTGGTTGCTGAACGCGATCAGCTTGTGGCGCGGCAGGATGGCCTTGAGTCGCTTCTTGCGCTCCAGGAGCGGCAGCGCGCGTAGGTCCTCGCCGCCCGCGAACATGAGATCGAACGCGCAGTACAGAAGCTTGGCCTCACGGCGCAGGGCGTTCTGAAGCAACTGGAAATGGGAGGCCCCATCCTTGCCGATCGCGACGAGTTCGCCATCGATCACGGCATCCGCCTTCACGCCCTCTAGCGCTTTCGCGACCTCGACATAGGAGTGGCTGATGATCTTCCCGTTACGGCTGTAGAGCGCGACCCGACCACGCCGGATTTCGGCCACCATACGAAAACCATCGAATTTGTCCTCGAAGACCCAGTCGGAATCGTCGAACGGCGCATCGGTCAGCGTGGCCAGCATGGGCTGCAGGCGAGGAGGGAGTGTCGATTGTCGGGCCATGGTAGGGTCTTTCTACACGGCCGGCAGCGGCCGAAACGAGGAGGACGGAAGGCGAACCCGCGCGGCATCACCAGCCTCGACCGTCCCCCCGGCCCGTACCACGCCCAGCACCCCGGATTTGAATGGAGGGCCCGTTTCCGCCGACGAGAGCACCTGACGCTTGAGGCCTGCTCGGAAGCGGTCAATCAGGACGCAGGGCGTCCGGAGGCCGGTCAGCTCGACGACCGCAGAGGGCCCCAGCTCGATCAGGGTCCCCAGCGGCATCCGTTCGAGGTCCAATCCGGCGGTGGTGACGTTCTCGCCGAGGTCGCCGGCGCCAACTTCGAAGCCAGCTTCGAGAAGAGACGGGAAGAGTTCGGATGGGATCAGGTGGACCTGCCGGAGATTGGGCAGGCGGGGCCGGCGGCGTGCCAAATAGCGGTGCCGGACGAACGGGCCGGCGTGGGCGTCGCCTTCGACGCCGTGCCCCTCCACCAGAACGATGCGATCCAGGACCGGTTTGCTGAAGTGATGGCCGCGATCGGCAGCGACCGCCACGACCCTGCCCTCGAGCGCCAGATCGTGCCTCTGCTGCATCAGGCGGCGCGGGCGAGCGAGCGCCGCTTCTGGCGAAGGTAGCGCGCGATCTCCGCAAGCGTCATCGCGTTCAGGACCCGGTCGGCAGGGACACCGCCCTTGCGGGCCATCAGGACACCCCAGTGCATGTGATCGAGCTCGGGGATCGAGTGCGCGTCCGGATTGATGCTCAGCATGCAGCCGAACTCCAGCGCCGCCTGGTGCCAGCGCCAGTCCAGATCGAGCCGCCATGGGTGGGCGTTAATCTCGACGACAACGTCGTGCTTGGCGCAGGCCCGCAGCACCTTTTCGACGTCGATTTCGTAGCCCGGCCGCCGCTGGAGTTGCCGCCCGGTCATGTGGCCGATGATGGTCGTGTGAGGATCGGAAATGGCGCGCAGCAGCCGCTGCGTCTGCGCCTTGCGATCCAGCTTGAAGCGCCCATGGATGCTGGTGACCACGAAATCGAAGCGTTCCAGAACATCGTCGTCATAGTCGAGCGACCCGTCCGCCAGGATGTCGGACTCAATCCCTTTGAGGATCCGGAAGTCCTTGCCGAACCGCTTGTTCAGTCGATCGGCTTCCCGGTGCTGCTGCGCGATCTCCTCGACGGAGAGACCGCCGGCATAGTGGGCGGACTTGGAATGGTCCGCCACGCCGAAATACTCGAAGCCCCGCTGGCGCGTGGCCTTCGCCATGGTCTCCAGCGTCTCGGTGCCATCGGAGGCATCGGTGTGGCAGTGAAGGATGCCGCGCAAATCGCCGTCGGTGACGAGCTTCGGGAGCTTGCCTTTCAGGGCCGCCTCGATCTCGCCGCGCCCCTCCCGGAGTTCCGGATCGATGAAGGGCAAGCCGAGAGCCTGGTAGACGTCGGCCTCCTCCCCTGCGATCAGCCTGCGGCCCTTATGGAGGCCGTCCGCATCAAACCGCATGCCCTTCTCGGCGGCCAAGGCCTGAAGCTGCTCGATGTGGCCGGCGGAGCCGGTGGCAAAGAGAAGAGCGGCGCCGAAGTGCTTGCGGTCGGATACTAGGATTTGCAGCCCGTCGGCAGGTGGCGTCGATGTCGCGACCTGCTTGGCAGCCTCCGCAACGATCGCGAGATTGCCGACGAGTTCGCAGCCGCGACGAAAATCGCCGGCGATCGTCACACGCTTGAGTTCGGGGCGAGATTTGCGGATCGAGTCCTTCGCATGCGCGAGCAGCGCGGCGGCGCGGTGCAGGTGGAGGCGGCCTTCTCCGCTTTTGGCGATCGCGAGGTTCTGCAGGATCTTGGTCTGCAGCGCGGCGCCGAGTCCTTTCGCCTTCTTGATGCGCTCATCCTTGGCGGCGGCCTCCAACTCCGACAGCGAGCCGATGCCGAGATCCTTGTACAGGCGCAGCACCTTCTCCGGACGAAGGCCGGGCACAGCGAGCATCTCGAGCACGCCCGCGGGAATCTCCTTCCGCAGCTTTTCGAGGCTGGGATGACTGCCCGTCTTGTAAAGCTTGGTGATGATGTCGGCTATCGCGTCGCCGACCCCCGGGATCTCCGTAAGCCGGTCTTCGTCGATGAGCACGTCCACAGGAACGGCTAGGGCCGCCAAGCTGTCGGCGGCCCGAAAGTAGGCTTTCGCCCGGTAGGGATTGCCGCCCCGCAAGGCGGTGCGCTGCGCGTACTCTCGCAGGAGGCTTGCCACACCGCGCGCGTCGAGCGAAGGCATTCAGCCAGCCTCCCGGCCCGGGCGTCGCGGCGTCGCCGGAGCAGGCCAACCGCGGGAGCCGTCACTTGGCCCGCGATCGAGAGAGGCCTCGAGCTTCTGGGCTGCGCGAAAGTCCTCAAGATGCTGGACATTGGAGCCGTAAGCAGCCTCCTTCTTGAGGAGATTGTAGATCCGGCCTGCCACCAGTTGCAGATGCTTCATCTTGCCCCGCGGCATGGCTCTCGCTTTGCAGAGAGCCCGGACGGCGTAGGCGCGGAAATAGTCGAATGCGTCTGACATGATGTCAGTAAACGCCGGCTCTCGCCGGGAGTTCGATGGGCTCTGCCAAAACTGGATCGCCCGGCGCGGTCTGGCGCAAATGCGCGAAGAGTTGGTCCCTGGAACTCCTCGCCGCCTTCGAAGTTGCGAGACTCGTTGATTGAGGTAGGTAGACTGCCCGCCGTCGGCCCCAACCCGGCGGCGGGTTTTTTGTGAGTTGAGTAGCGTGGCAAAGCGTACGAAGGCGCCTCGGCCAACCGAGGTCCCTACAATGCCGGGGTTCATCGAACCCCAGTTGGCGACCCTGAAGATGAAAGCTCCTTCGGGATCTCCATGGATTCACGAAGTCAAGTACGATGGCTACCGCATCCAGCTCCGGATCGACGGTGACGACCGGCGGGCCTACACCCGCAACGGCTACAATTGGATCAGCAAGTTTTCGAGGATTGCGGCCGCTTTCGATATCGAAGGACAGGCCATCGTCGACGGCGAGGTTGTCGTCATCCATGATGGGCGCACGAACTTCTCCGAGCTGCAGGCAGACCTTGGCAGAGGCGATCAGGATCGACTGGTCTACTTCGCTTTCGATCTGCTCTGGCGGGACGGCCGAGATCTGCGGAAAGAGCCGCAGATCGAGCGGAAGAGGCTGCTCAAGGAGCTGATCGAGGAGCACGACCTCAAGGAGCCCGTCCTCTATAGCGAGCACCACGAAGGGGACGGCCAGGCACTGTTCGCGGCAGCCAGCAAGCTGAATTACGAAGGCATCGTCTCCAAGCGGGTGGATGCACCATACCGATCGGATCGGGTGGAGGCCTGGCAGAAGATCAAGGTCGTTCAGAAGGGCAAGTTTCCTGTGGTCGGCTTCATCAAGGACCCGTCTGGCGTGGCCGCTCTCTATCTGGGCAAGAAGGAAGGCAAGGATCTGGTCTACATGGGAAAGGTCGGGACCGGATGGAGCCGAACCACCTCGGCGCAGATCCGCAAGGCGCTCGACACCGTGGTAAGCCCGAAGCAAAAGCTGACCAAGACAATCAGGAAGCCCAGGGCCACGTGGGTCGAACCCAAGTTCTATGCCGACATCGAGTACCGTGACATCACCTCCGAAGGTCTGCTGCGGGCCAGCTCGTTCAAGGGGCTGAGGAAGGGAACGCGCCGATCATAGCCGCGTTTTCCTGCAGAGTATGTGGAGTACCGGTCATGAATCCGGAAAGGCGAGTTGCGAAGGCCTTGGAAGACGCACAAGGCATCTTGGCCCGGCATGTCGAGCCCGGCCCCAGAGATTGCGAGCAAACCATAAACAGACTGCTGGATGTGCTCGACGACGAAGCTGTCGTGCAGGCCCTCAAGGATTCGAAGATGGAAAAGCCCACAACAGAACAACTTGACGAGCTCAAGAGGCTCAGTGCAATCGCGCGCGTGCCGGACGAATCCGAGATCGTGACTTCGAAGGAAGAAGCCGAAATCCGGATCCGCGATCTGAAAGACAAGGCTCGGATGGAATGAGACTATCCGAGGACGACATCCAGAGCGAAGATCTCGGTCGGTGAAGGGACGTCGATCCCGGACATCCGGCATGAACTCGATGGAC encodes:
- a CDS encoding DNA polymerase/3'-5' exonuclease PolX; this encodes MPSLDARGVASLLREYAQRTALRGGNPYRAKAYFRAADSLAALAVPVDVLIDEDRLTEIPGVGDAIADIITKLYKTGSHPSLEKLRKEIPAGVLEMLAVPGLRPEKVLRLYKDLGIGSLSELEAAAKDERIKKAKGLGAALQTKILQNLAIAKSGEGRLHLHRAAALLAHAKDSIRKSRPELKRVTIAGDFRRGCELVGNLAIVAEAAKQVATSTPPADGLQILVSDRKHFGAALLFATGSAGHIEQLQALAAEKGMRFDADGLHKGRRLIAGEEADVYQALGLPFIDPELREGRGEIEAALKGKLPKLVTDGDLRGILHCHTDASDGTETLETMAKATRQRGFEYFGVADHSKSAHYAGGLSVEEIAQQHREADRLNKRFGKDFRILKGIESDILADGSLDYDDDVLERFDFVVTSIHGRFKLDRKAQTQRLLRAISDPHTTIIGHMTGRQLQRRPGYEIDVEKVLRACAKHDVVVEINAHPWRLDLDWRWHQAALEFGCMLSINPDAHSIPELDHMHWGVLMARKGGVPADRVLNAMTLAEIARYLRQKRRSLARAA
- the ligD gene encoding non-homologous end-joining DNA ligase → MAKRTKAPRPTEVPTMPGFIEPQLATLKMKAPSGSPWIHEVKYDGYRIQLRIDGDDRRAYTRNGYNWISKFSRIAAAFDIEGQAIVDGEVVVIHDGRTNFSELQADLGRGDQDRLVYFAFDLLWRDGRDLRKEPQIERKRLLKELIEEHDLKEPVLYSEHHEGDGQALFAAASKLNYEGIVSKRVDAPYRSDRVEAWQKIKVVQKGKFPVVGFIKDPSGVAALYLGKKEGKDLVYMGKVGTGWSRTTSAQIRKALDTVVSPKQKLTKTIRKPRATWVEPKFYADIEYRDITSEGLLRASSFKGLRKGTRRS
- a CDS encoding MOSC domain-containing protein is translated as MQQRHDLALEGRVVAVAADRGHHFSKPVLDRIVLVEGHGVEGDAHAGPFVRHRYLARRRPRLPNLRQVHLIPSELFPSLLEAGFEVGAGDLGENVTTAGLDLERMPLGTLIELGPSAVVELTGLRTPCVLIDRFRAGLKRQVLSSAETGPPFKSGVLGVVRAGGTVEAGDAARVRLPSSSFRPLPAV
- the ligD gene encoding non-homologous end-joining DNA ligase, producing the protein MARQSTLPPRLQPMLATLTDAPFDDSDWVFEDKFDGFRMVAEIRRGRVALYSRNGKIISHSYVEVAKALEGVKADAVIDGELVAIGKDGASHFQLLQNALRREAKLLYCAFDLMFAGGEDLRALPLLERKKRLKAILPRHKLIAFSNHRKGNGTTFFAEAERRHLEGIMAKRADSPYASGRRTADWLKVKTAQRQEVVIAGFTAPRRTRPFFGALALAVRENGGWRYIGHVGTGFSRQVLEELHRKLVRLKTAKSPFPAKVKDEQFTTWVRPSLVAEVKFAEWTSKGELRQPVYLGLRSDKKAKDVVREKSWSRK